Within Wyeomyia smithii strain HCP4-BCI-WySm-NY-G18 chromosome 2, ASM2978416v1, whole genome shotgun sequence, the genomic segment AGATGAATTGAATTAACCTCAGTGTCAACACATTTATTCTCTGATGCAActcatagcgaatttctttattccaccagctcacctcgttttgacctggaagcgcactaactgctgtcaaaacccttctttattcgctcgatattgacccagttttgacctggcgtgctgcccAAAGCGCACtgtaagagcaagcgcaccggtgggttgccatttgagttgctattttcacaacgctggccgttgctattttggatagcaatcgattttcgcaccggtcgttgctaatggggattaccaattccactatttctttttcacaccggcagttgccaatttctggagaccgtcactagccagcgttggcaaaatgtttgtttgtgatgtatttcgcatatttttttcgaatttagtaataaccaacttatccgtcagtcaatcgttttCGGAATGAGctacgttctttctacttcataaaatgttccctccatttcacgaaactttgttttaactttgtttccgttttcccaagttatcgataacataattcttttgcaggttttgtttacttgtgcgtacatgggttttttcatccttatatgtttatttatttgtaattccgtaaaactgggcacgtcccgcaacgttggcttaaatgactattctactgaaagctggcgaactgtcattagttgtattctgtatttcatgctgtctcggttcccacagtttgctattaatatttgaaaatttgccgccaaaaaaaaaaacttaaatatagaacgcgtaaattgttttcgagTATTTGGTGATTCtagtgatggagaaaatgatttcacagaacaaatttccttatatgcgattaagaaaatggtttttggaaagattcggggcggctctcagcctagtaaatagcCAAATATTGACCGCCAAGCGGAGGAAGTttccatccagcgttttaacaatgtttttatcggaaacaccggtctataccgatgaccatttccaacgccgctttcgaacgcatcttaggttatttttgaagattgaaacagcggtaaaggagaaaatggttttttataAAACGACCGAATGAAACGagaaaatagttggtaatactcccgagcagatttgctcaaaccttccaggtttattgaataatattggccaatcttgtgagaatttgagctttccgcatcgtgtaggttgcagaccaaaatgccaaccaaaatggtcatctcaataaaaaacctatgcaaaatgtttacctgcccgaaaaaacaccctgtccTAAATTTCAGgtcaatcggaaataaaattgagtagtggttcacgccgacacttgcgtcctacgacgtgtttaacaagcgaggcaatacgcttcgtcttccgaggccgaccaattgagtccgcattcgaaacactcatcatcttcgtaatattattacgaacattcactatcgagcacaaaaaaacaacagtttgacatttaatcaaatagcaacgatttggctcgttgctatcgcgttgccaaatttaataactcgctactacccgaggtgaggattgttatttcccaaaccaacatagcaacgcccggtgcggttgccgcgttatggtgggagttgccaaactagctttagaaacttcaatttagtcaCTGGTCGGCTTGCtctaaaatttgtcagcttcaacccaccaccacacgtgcttagttcgtaaacagttgggttgtttagctatatcagttttttatgtcaCCTGAAAGAGCttcattttctaagcaaaacgtgattattaaaaattttctatcgttgtccttcgctttttaaatcacgattcaaAACCACTCGGAATCTGCTcgatgacagttcgcccatctaccaactgtcgttgtagagcgaatttttattcttcatttaaaaatcgaaggataatgatataaagttttaaaaaatcacgttttgctcagaaaattacactctttcaaatttagaaaatctttaccgagcgtcttagcagagtgattcaagaaatcaaagaaataatgtggaccagtccacataagaactgaggaagactgtatgtcacgatcgaaatatatatttgcgcggactgaatttcaatatttacttccaaaaaaaaaaattctagtagagtataatggaaatcgataaatatttttttgatttctacactctttcagatgatatccctcgtaatcaataaccataaaacgtgcctaacaactagttcggaaTATAGTCCCGACTACTTATCGTTTAACCATATGGAtaatcatccgtttatggttattgattatgcggggtataaaaatcggaaatccgtgaatagctaaacaacccagatgcatatgagagttcgcgttggtgagagccaactcgctgacatctctatcctaatcccattgctcttgttttcttgttttagctttgacctgtttttgttttcttctcttttcaattaccaaagcaaatgtcaaatcatatcagctcactaTAGTGTGAACGCTcgaagtgatatccgatatcatctgtcgatatcaggtgatatctgacgtagtctgaacaaggcattacaTAGCATAAGGGATAAGCGTGCGATTTATTTCCAGTGTAGTATCGCccttttaatttatttctgtCTTCTTGGCGGGgtcaatcaccagcgatgccagattggaagatatgttttgaattttaagacatTTAATCCATTTAACCAGCTGTGAAGACATCCTGGCTTGGGAAGATAAAGagaagacattgaaaaatatgtgaagacATCCGCAATTGGTAGtcgcaacttttttttgctcAACATCTTTGCGATTCGTTGGTAGCGTTGGTAGGTAACTTTTTCAGCCTTCGGGCTGTTTACACGGTTTACACTCAGCTTCGCGTAAAGTCATTTGAAACgacctggcatccctgtctAACACTTTGGTTGTTTCAAATTGTAAGTTTGTTTTTCGCATTAACAGCTATGctatataaattaaaataattttacaatATAAAATCGCTGaattatgatatttttttttaaattgttaagCCTGAGGCTATTGTATACTTTTAGATTAAATATGATTGGAAATGAAGCAGCGCCAAGCAAATACAAACAGAAATTTTTGGATAAATATTCGGAGATGATCAACGAGATCAGGTAATGAacgaataataataattcacgtataacagaaatcatatttttcaattacaatcGAATCAGTATTTTAACAGTGTATATGAGaatttatttttactgtaaaattgatcaatttataaaaaatagtGTTCACATTTCGATCAGCACGTCTGAATTTgaattttcactaaattgagTTTCTAAGTATGAACCCTTTTTCTCATCGAACGAATGCGGTGTACAAATATACCTATTTCGAATGCCGTTATGGTACTAAGTTATGGTTATGGTTAAGGTAATCAAATACAAATAAGATTGATTAATCGTTGAGTCTCGTTTTCAGATTTCATCACTTTAAGGATTACAATGGCATCAATAAAAACGAAAATCTATTCTCGATTTTCAAGGCAGGTCTCCTGGATAATATTCTTTCCCATTTCAACAAAATCTGGGACTGCATTGATACAGACGAACATTTGCATGTACTGGAAGTTCTAAAAACGGACCCAAGAAATGATTCTGTTAAAAAATGGTAAGTTTATATTTGGTTCAATGTCTGAACAGCTTAATTCTATCATCCGTTTCTATCATCCGTTAGTTTTTACCTTAATATTATTGTCGCGGGCAATTTAGATTATGCTCAGTATATTGGCACGAACAAAAAACATTTGGTTTATTACCGCATAAATGCGTTATGGTCGAACCGCGTATAGTATTAGCGTGGGGAGAGACAAAATGCGTaacataattcaaattttcaatatcaCGAAACTGAAGTTAGGTTTAAGATTATTTTAATAAGTTTAtggatattttatatatttacctaattgcataaaaaagttgttttccaaaaaagcGGGTCAAGATGAGTTACCTTTTCAAACAGCATGAAACTATGCGCAAATCTGAGGCTTAGTAAAGCTGGCAATGTTTTTAGTTTTACGagaatgcgaaaaatgaacaaggacAGGTGtatttagacttagaaaaaatgtcttcaTCCAAACGGGACTCGAGCCCGCAATCTCCAGTGTCGACTTGAGATATCGCATCCTCGTTAAACTACATGCATTACCAGCTTTATATGATTTGGACTTTAGATAATTTGAATTTTGGATATAGCTTTAAGcctctgaaattgaaacaaacaacaaatggtTTACACGAGGGGTCGGAGCGAAAAcgaggcttgggtttgcctgtggagtGAAGCGTTTGTTATTGAAGGCCTTAGGATCTCTCTTCGTAGTTCTAGATTGTTTTCTAGGACCTATTCTGATCAGTAAGCGCTCTTGAGCATTAGGTTGAATTCCAAGGTTAAGGTTAGGTCAAGATAATTTTCGGGCTGGAAACGTTCTATTACTAAGGTCTTTCGCAGGCGCCCTACAGGGAAATCAGCTGAGGAGCAAGTGCGGCCTTTGGTGGTTAACAAATTGAAGTGGCAAATCAAATATTACAAAAAACAAATTCAGTTCCAGAAACAGCAACTAGAGGTAACTAATGATGCTCTGTAAAATTCTTTCATTATCATCAATTGTTAAGTTTGGTTTTTAGAATGCGGTTGCGAGAATCGAAACCGGTCGAAAACGACTAGCTGAAGCCAAGATAGAAAGAGAGGCTGTCGTAGCTGCCGTTACTAGTGAACTAAGGGATTTCAAGCGCATTGAAGCCCAAATAACGGATATcgatgaaaaaataaacaacgatTTGCAACAATGAGTTTATATAGATTAGTTCTTACATAAATCAGATTTGGTTGATTTTTTACTTTAAGGCTTGTATTTACACTTGCGAATTCTTAAAATGTGCGATAAGGGGGCAGGTCCTGTAATAAATTTCTGTATCTGTCAAcataaaacattaaaatactgTAATTTGTGTTGTGAACATTCTATCATCTATATTTACAAAAAACTAACAAATGATTCCAACGGGTGTAACGGTACAAAAGCTGCGAATTCAATTTCGTTTCGAGGAGTTAATCAGATATTTGCAACAGTGCGTTAAAAGATGTTTCTCGTTTGacgaattattattatttgtaatCGATCCCACTTCTCTAGTGTAAATATCCAAGCCATACTGACCCTCTTGTGGAAAGCTGCAGAGAAAATATATGTCAATAATTGTTGATATATGTCAGTAATTGTTatggtgaaacgggacgtggtcgcgatcaattGAATTTTGCAACTTAATTTttacttgatttatgaagactacgtacatgaaactttgatcaattgttttcacaactgttgcatgcctgaagtagcaatttgagtgctgtttatttagtggaagccgaatttttacgctcaaactacagaagtaaaaagaactctaacctcaaaattgtataggaaaagaccacaatcccgtttAACCTTAATGTTATGCGTACCTTATGTTGAACGTAACTGTATCACCTATAACATTATGCTGAACGTATTTGGATagctttttttcttctattccaTTTTTATGTAGCGTCGCCATGAAGTCTGTTAGGGGTCGAGACATTCTAAACTGCAGTTCGATTGCCCGTCCAGCAAATATGAGGGGTTCCTGCGGAAGCGGgaataatacatttttttcaataatttgcaaaACGGCTGGTTCCTTACCTGGTGTGTAATTGGTATTAACCCGAAAAGTCTAGTGGCTTTGGTTGGTCCCCACTCTCCACTGGCACAGTCTGGTAGTGGAACCATGACCGTTTGTAACTCTTCGCAGCAGATCTGTAAGGATGAAGCGCGTGAATGAATATTCCCATTCCCATTTAGTATGATGAATGCTACCTTGAATTTGCATACGCTCTTGAACTTCATTGGTTCACCAGTCAGGTACTCTTGCGGTGTAACCGCATTGGCAAAGATGTCTAGCAGAAAAGCTCCCGAGCATGGAGCATGCACACGGAATGCTACGATATTGCTTATGACAGATTGCATGACAAAACGCTTCAGCGATACTCCGTCGTATGAGTCTTCTTCACTGTCGTAGAACTTAAGGTTGTAATGGAAAATTAAACAACCTTGCATATCCGATGGCATTGCTATTCTCACGGTTGCCGCACCTGTAGCGAGaagaaaatcataaaattcGCTTTTATTCCAAGTATTCTAATGCACTATCGTATCGTCAATGAGAAATTGAAATCAGTAAACTTTGGCATTTTGATTTATTATTTCCAAAGCAGGATACCCATCGAATTTCCAGAACCGTATTTCATACAAGGTATTTCTACCGCAAAAAGAGCCTAGGCAAAACTGTTCAATTGGACATTATTTAGAAGTGTCGTTAaagcttttttttcaatccagatATCACCAAAGATAAAAGTAAAGTTAATAATAGGAATTCAATTTCAGGAACTTCGAACAAGTTTGATTCAAttcattataaaaataaatactttttAATCAGTAATCAAGCCGTTTACATTTTACCCCGTGGAGAAGcaaattttgttatttgttgAAACAGATTAGTACATACACTTGAATTCTCAAAATAAATTACAGGTTGATAATCCCagcagaatttattttttgacttaaataaataattagttTTGGCAACCAACAAAGCAACTGTGTCTAATATTCATAACTAAAATCGTCAAACCGATAACAAATAATAAACCCTGTAtcacactctttgaccaatggtcaaatatttgaccttctgacttaatggtcaaatttatttgacatcatggttgttgtttgcccgtgtatgccccatgtaaaaattgaagagtgacaaataattatctttgaccaaatttttatctgtcaaaaaatgacaaatatttgaagcttggtcaaagagtgtactacaggcttaacatACATGCACACACATATTTAGATACAAACACACAAGAGCATACACACATacgaacatacatacatactcaTATGAACATGATGAACACATGTTCTTATATGAACAAATTAGATTCGACTAAGTATGTAAACAATTATCTATTTACCTGTGTCATCTGTGAACACCACGGCACCATATCCTTCGTCTGCAAAATGCAAACCATATCGAAAGAATAGTGACCGGACGAAAGGCAAATTTTCGAATTCAGCCAATGGAATCGGTCGCTTCAAAAGCTGCCATTCTTCTTGCAGTGGGAAGAACTCGTAGATGAACTCACGTGGATCCGTTAGGAAATAATGGTCATCGTACTCATAGCGTAAGCTATCGTTTTTGCCTTTGCCACTTTTAGGCGCCTCTTTTGCATTGACCAGATGGCGTGCACCCCAATTGCACTGCACAAAACGCCATGCTCCAGCAACGTAGACAGCGTTCCAAGAGTTTCGGAACCTGGAATTTTTCGGGTGACTAATTGAAGAAATAGTTATGGTTATCGAAAAGCAATATCCCAAATGCAATACTGGCCATACCTTGAATCCTGAAATTTAACTCCTGGTTGATATCCAGCACTCTTTGAGTATCCTTTGATGACTACACAGTGAAGGCCAGCATAACTGAAATAACGTACATATAGGCTtatatgaaagaaaaaaaaacatcattgtAGACGTTACCTGCAGAGTCTTTTGAATAAAACATGATAACTTTCAGTACCGTATTTTATTCCTCGCAGTAGTCCCATTGGAGTATCACCGCGAACCTCATCATCGAAAGTCATTGTGTTAAGATTTTTCACGGTAATCCATCTAAAAATGGTTCGCGCTTTTTCGATGTCCGATGTACATCGACCGACTAGTTGGCGCACAAGGTCTGTGAAGGTTTTCTGATCTTCTTGAGCAACTGTGATAGCAATCTGGTCCACATCCTGGAACTCAATTGGATCATTGTATATTTGAAATTTGCTCAGGGCTGGCGGAGCAGGCTTTGGTGCAACCAACGGATATTCCAGTGGTATGGTACTTTCAGTGAACTCATCATCTAGGAATATGCTTTCCGTTTGCATGTATTCGCTACGCCTTGCGCTGATTAGCTCTAACATTTCACTAGATTGACGGTCCACCAGAGCCGCCGTTTCGGAGCGTTCGTGTTCTAGCAATTTCCTTGTCAGActttcttttttctttgtttttcgtATCGTCATGTTCTTTTCTAGGTCTTCCTTTTGTTGTTCATGTTTCAATGTCAGCATGCTCTGATCTTCCCTTGAACGTCGCAGAGTCGTCATTTCCTTCTCGAATTTATGCGCAAGCCGTTGAAGTTCACGTTCCCATTCATCCTGAAAAATTGTTATATTTGGTGACGTTCTCTGATTATACCGTAACGTCCAGAATCGATTTACCTGTATTTCACTCTGCATTCGTTTATCCTCTTCCTCGCGTTTCCTAGCGAATTTTCTGTACAAGTCGTCTTCTTCCTTCCGATGTTTCATTTCAAGTTTCGCCTGCTCCTCTCGAGCctaaaacaatgttcaaaatttatttcactttGTGTTTAGCTTGAAAATGACGATAAAATTGATAGTATTCTTTTAAGACTGTTAAAAAGGAAAACATTGTTTTACGTGTTTTTTATTATCTAACAAACTAGAATAATTTACGCTATCTGGTCGAACTACAACGGGTAATCATGTGGATCATGGAGGCAAGTGATTGTTTCGATTTTTGCTTGAATGT encodes:
- the LOC129726099 gene encoding uncharacterized protein LOC129726099 isoform X1, with the translated sequence MIFFFKLLSLRLLYTFRLNMIGNEAAPSKYKQKFLDKYSEMINEIRFHHFKDYNGINKNENLFSIFKAGLLDNILSHFNKIWDCIDTDEHLHVLEVLKTDPRNDSVKKWRPTGKSAEEQVRPLVVNKLKWQIKYYKKQIQFQKQQLENAVARIETGRKRLAEAKIEREAVVAAVTSELRDFKRIEAQITDIDEKINNDLQQ
- the LOC129726099 gene encoding uncharacterized protein LOC129726099 isoform X3, giving the protein MIFFFKLLSLRLLYTFRLNMIGNEAAPSKYKQKFLDKYSEMINEIRFHHFKDYNGINKNENLFSIFKAGLLDNILSHFNKIWDCIDTDEHLHVLEVLKTDPRNDSVKKWRPTGKSAEEQVRPLVVNKLKWQIKYYKKQIQFQKQQLEFGF
- the LOC129726099 gene encoding uncharacterized protein LOC129726099 isoform X2, with translation MIGNEAAPSKYKQKFLDKYSEMINEIRFHHFKDYNGINKNENLFSIFKAGLLDNILSHFNKIWDCIDTDEHLHVLEVLKTDPRNDSVKKWRPTGKSAEEQVRPLVVNKLKWQIKYYKKQIQFQKQQLENAVARIETGRKRLAEAKIEREAVVAAVTSELRDFKRIEAQITDIDEKINNDLQQ
- the LOC129726096 gene encoding hillarin, producing MYRPNFYESTCLRCNEIVYQVDRVGPLKDFTFFHSGCFKCKKCGTKLTLKTYYNNQHNQDDKEVYCCSHVPKSGPGHFDQTSVGIRQALNVPKSTNYVNEQIRGHRNDSIDGLQRQMTPNGFNGIREGNSPPQSDPDYKYGRFDASALHIAHALKQTEIQKAYDKLREKPIDYYLAREEQAKLEMKHRKEEDDLYRKFARKREEEDKRMQSEIQDEWERELQRLAHKFEKEMTTLRRSREDQSMLTLKHEQQKEDLEKNMTIRKTKKKESLTRKLLEHERSETAALVDRQSSEMLELISARRSEYMQTESIFLDDEFTESTIPLEYPLVAPKPAPPALSKFQIYNDPIEFQDVDQIAITVAQEDQKTFTDLVRQLVGRCTSDIEKARTIFRWITVKNLNTMTFDDEVRGDTPMGLLRGIKYGTESYHVLFKRLCSYAGLHCVVIKGYSKSAGYQPGVKFQDSSHPKNSRFRNSWNAVYVAGAWRFVQCNWGARHLVNAKEAPKSGKGKNDSLRYEYDDHYFLTDPREFIYEFFPLQEEWQLLKRPIPLAEFENLPFVRSLFFRYGLHFADEGYGAVVFTDDTGAATVRIAMPSDMQGCLIFHYNLKFYDSEEDSYDGVSLKRFVMQSVISNIVAFRVHAPCSGAFLLDIFANAVTPQEYLTGEPMKFKSVCKFKICCEELQTVMVPLPDCASGEWGPTKATRLFGLIPITHQEPLIFAGRAIELQFRMSRPLTDFMATLHKNGIEEKKLSKYVQHNVIGDTVTFNISFPQEGQYGLDIYTREVGSITNNNNSSNEKHLLTHCCKYLINSSKRN